The following are encoded in a window of Camelus ferus isolate YT-003-E chromosome 20, BCGSAC_Cfer_1.0, whole genome shotgun sequence genomic DNA:
- the MEA1 gene encoding male-enhanced antigen 1 isoform X2: MVEAGQGVDYTSSLASIMNVGRGWRTSCPGTSCPAGSEGAGSAAGSELVRRAEAPVLRISGVGPCLMAAVVLGGDTMGPERIFPSQTEELGPHQGSTEGTGDWSSEEPEEEQEETGAGPAGYSYQPLNQDPEQEEVELAPVGDGEDVVADIQDRIQALGLHLPDPPLESEDEDEGGATALSNHSSIPMDPEHVELVKRTMAGVSLPAPGVPAWAREISDAQWEDVVQKALQARQAAPAWK, from the exons ATGGTGGAGGCGGGACAAGGGGTGGACTATACGTCCTCGCTCGCGTCAATCATGAAcgtggggcggggctggaggaCTAGTTGCCCCGGCACGTCCTGCCCCGCCGGAAGTGAAGGTGCGGGTTCGGCCGCGGGCTCTGAGCTGGTGAGGCGCGCGGAAGCACCGGTGCTGAGAATCAGCGGGGTCGG CCCCTGCCTGATGGCAGCAGTAGTTCTAGGGGGAGACACCATGGGTCCTGAGCGTATCTTCCCCAGTCAGACTGAGGAACTCGGGCCACACCAGGGCTCTacagaaggtactggggattggagcagtgaggagccagaggaagagcaggaggaaacGGGGGCAGGCCCAGCTGGCTACTCCTACCAGCCTCTGAACCAAGATCCTGAACAAGAGGAAGTGGAGCTGGCACCGGTGGGAGATGGAGAAGATGTAGTTGCTGATATCCAGGACCGGATCCAG GCTCTGGGGCTTCATTTGCCAGACCCACCATTAGAAAGCGAGGATGAAGATGAGGGGGGAGCTACAGCATTGAGCAACCACAGCTCTATTCCCATGGACCCAG AACACGTAGAGCTGGTGAAAAGGACGATGGCTGGAGTAAGCCTGCCTGCGCCAGGGGTTCCTGCTTGGGCTCGGGAGATATCAGATGCCCAGTGGGAAGATGTGGTACAGAAGGCCCTCCAAGCCCGGCAGGCTGCCCCTGCCTGGAAGTGA
- the MEA1 gene encoding male-enhanced antigen 1 isoform X1 yields the protein MAAVVLGGDTMGPERIFPSQTEELGPHQGSTEGTGDWSSEEPEEEQEETGAGPAGYSYQPLNQDPEQEEVELAPVGDGEDVVADIQDRIQALGLHLPDPPLESEDEDEGGATALSNHSSIPMDPEHVELVKRTMAGVSLPAPGVPAWAREISDAQWEDVVQKALQARQAAPAWK from the exons ATGGCAGCAGTAGTTCTAGGGGGAGACACCATGGGTCCTGAGCGTATCTTCCCCAGTCAGACTGAGGAACTCGGGCCACACCAGGGCTCTacagaaggtactggggattggagcagtgaggagccagaggaagagcaggaggaaacGGGGGCAGGCCCAGCTGGCTACTCCTACCAGCCTCTGAACCAAGATCCTGAACAAGAGGAAGTGGAGCTGGCACCGGTGGGAGATGGAGAAGATGTAGTTGCTGATATCCAGGACCGGATCCAG GCTCTGGGGCTTCATTTGCCAGACCCACCATTAGAAAGCGAGGATGAAGATGAGGGGGGAGCTACAGCATTGAGCAACCACAGCTCTATTCCCATGGACCCAG AACACGTAGAGCTGGTGAAAAGGACGATGGCTGGAGTAAGCCTGCCTGCGCCAGGGGTTCCTGCTTGGGCTCGGGAGATATCAGATGCCCAGTGGGAAGATGTGGTACAGAAGGCCCTCCAAGCCCGGCAGGCTGCCCCTGCCTGGAAGTGA
- the KLHDC3 gene encoding kelch domain-containing protein 3 isoform X3 → MLRWTVHLEGGPRRVNHAAVAVGHRVYSFGGYCSGEDYETLRQIDVHIFNAVSLRWTKLPPVRPATRGQAPVVPYMRYGHSTVLIDDTVFLWGGRNDTEGACNVLYAFDVNTHKWSTPRVSGTVPGARDGHSACVLGKTMYIFGGYEQLADCFSNDIHKLDTSTMTWTLICTKGNPARWRDFHSATMLGSHMYVFGGRADRFGPFHSNNEIYCNRIRVFDTRTEAWLDCPPTPVLPEGRRSHSAFGYNGELYIFGGYNARLNRHFHDLWKFNPVSFTWKKIEPKGKGPCPRRRQCCCIVGDKIVLFGGTSPSPEEGLGDEFDLIDHSDLHILDFSTSNMSFEELLELQSQMGTKTFKQLVTGNSTKKQGSRPPVQKACVADKHRPLEMSAKVRVPFLRQVVPISKKVARDPRFDDLSGEYNPEVFDKTYKFLNDIRAREKELVKKQLKKRRSGEEHEKLQQLLQRMEQQEMAQQERKQQQELRLALKQERRAQAQQGHRPYFLKKSEQRQLVLAEKFKELKRSKKLESFLSRKRRRNAGKDRRHLPLSKE, encoded by the exons ATGTTACGGTGGACAGTGCACCTGGAGGGCGGGCCCCGCAGGGTGAACCATGCTGCAGTGGCTGTCGGGCACCGGGTATACTCCTTCGGGGGTTACTGCTCCGGTGAAGACTATGAGACGCTGCGTCAGATTGATGTGCACATTTTCAATGCAG TGTCCTTGCGTTGGACAAAGCTGCCCCCAGTGAGACCTGCCACCCGCGGGCAGGCTCCCGTGGTACCCTACATGAGGTATGGACACTCAACTGTCCTCATCGATGACACAGTCTTCCTCTGGGGCGGGCGGAATGACACCGAAGGGGCCTGCAACGTGCTCTATGCCTTTGATGTCA aTACTCACAAGTGGTCCACACCCCGAGTGTCAGGAACAGTTCCTGGGGCCCGGGATGGACATTCGGCTTGTGTCCTGGGCAAGACCATGTACATTTTCGGGGGCTACGAGCAGCTG gCGGACTGCTTTTCCAATGACATTCACAAGCTGGATACCAGCACCATGACGTGGACCCTGATCTGTACAAAG GGCAACCCTGCACGCTGGAGGGACTTCCACTCGGCCACAATGCTGGGCAGTCACATGTATGTCTTTGGGGGCCGCGCCGACCGTTTTGGGCCATTCCATTCCAACAATGAGATTTACTGCAACCGCATCCGCGTCTTTGACACGAGGACTGAGGCCTGGCTGGACTGTCCACCCACCCCAGTGCTTCCTGAGGGGCGCCGGAGCCACTCAGCTT ttGGCTACAATGGGGAGCTGTACATTTTTGGTGGCTATAATGCAAGGCTGAACCGGCACTTCCATGACCTCTGGAAGTTTAACCCTG TGTCGTTTACCTGGAAAAAGATTGAACCGAAAGGGAAGGGGCCGTGTCCCCGCCGGCGCCAGTGTTGCTGTATTGTTGGTGACAAGATTGTCCTCTTTGGGGGCACCAG TCCGTCTCCTGAGGAAGGCCTGGGAGATGAATTTGACCTCATAGATCATTCTGACTTACACATCTTGGACTTTA GCACATCTAACATGTCATTTGAGGAGCTGTTGGAATTGCAGAGCCAAATGGGGACTAAGACATTCAAACAATTGGTAACTGGAAACAGCACTAAGAAGCAAGGTTCTAGACCACCTGTCCAAAAAGCGTGTGTTGCAGATAAGCACAG GCCTCTGGAAATGTCAGCCAAGGTCCGGGTGCCATTTTTGCGTCAAGTTGTCCCCATCAGTAAGAAG GTAGCCCGGGACCCCCGCTTTGACGATCTGTCAGGGGAATATAATCCTGAGGTGTTTGATAAAACATATAAATTTCTAAATGACATCCGAGCCAGAGAGAAAGAG CTTGTGAAAAAGCAGTTGAAGAAGCGCCGTTCAGGGGAGGAGCATGAGAAACTGCAGCAGTTGCTTCAGCGAATG GAGCAGCAAGAAATGGCGCAGCAGGAAcggaagcagcagcaggagctgcGCCTGGCACTGAAGCAGGAACGGCGGGCTCAGGCCCAGCAGGGCCATCGGCCATACTTCCTGAAGAAAT CTGAGCAGCGCCAGTTGGTCCTCGCTGAAAAGTTCAAGGAGCTGAAACGCAGCAAGAAGTTAGAGAGCTTTTTGAGTCGAAAGAGGCGCCGAAATGCAGGCAAGGACAGAAGACATCTCCCTTTGAGCAAGGAGTAA
- the KLHDC3 gene encoding kelch domain-containing protein 3 isoform X1 → MLRWTVHLEGGPRRVNHAAVAVGHRVYSFGGYCSGEDYETLRQIDVHIFNAVSLRWTKLPPVRPATRGQAPVVPYMRYGHSTVLIDDTVFLWGGRNDTEGACNVLYAFDVNTHKWSTPRVSGTVPGARDGHSACVLGKTMYIFGGYEQLADCFSNDIHKLDTSTMTWTLICTKGNPARWRDFHSATMLGSHMYVFGGRADRFGPFHSNNEIYCNRIRVFDTRTEAWLDCPPTPVLPEGRRSHSAFGYNGELYIFGGYNARLNRHFHDLWKFNPVSFTWKKIEPKGKGPCPRRRQCCCIVGDKIVLFGGTSPSPEEGLGDEFDLIDHSDLHILDFSPSLKTLCKLAVIQYNLDQSCLPHDIRWELNAMTTNSNISRPIVSSHG, encoded by the exons ATGTTACGGTGGACAGTGCACCTGGAGGGCGGGCCCCGCAGGGTGAACCATGCTGCAGTGGCTGTCGGGCACCGGGTATACTCCTTCGGGGGTTACTGCTCCGGTGAAGACTATGAGACGCTGCGTCAGATTGATGTGCACATTTTCAATGCAG TGTCCTTGCGTTGGACAAAGCTGCCCCCAGTGAGACCTGCCACCCGCGGGCAGGCTCCCGTGGTACCCTACATGAGGTATGGACACTCAACTGTCCTCATCGATGACACAGTCTTCCTCTGGGGCGGGCGGAATGACACCGAAGGGGCCTGCAACGTGCTCTATGCCTTTGATGTCA aTACTCACAAGTGGTCCACACCCCGAGTGTCAGGAACAGTTCCTGGGGCCCGGGATGGACATTCGGCTTGTGTCCTGGGCAAGACCATGTACATTTTCGGGGGCTACGAGCAGCTG gCGGACTGCTTTTCCAATGACATTCACAAGCTGGATACCAGCACCATGACGTGGACCCTGATCTGTACAAAG GGCAACCCTGCACGCTGGAGGGACTTCCACTCGGCCACAATGCTGGGCAGTCACATGTATGTCTTTGGGGGCCGCGCCGACCGTTTTGGGCCATTCCATTCCAACAATGAGATTTACTGCAACCGCATCCGCGTCTTTGACACGAGGACTGAGGCCTGGCTGGACTGTCCACCCACCCCAGTGCTTCCTGAGGGGCGCCGGAGCCACTCAGCTT ttGGCTACAATGGGGAGCTGTACATTTTTGGTGGCTATAATGCAAGGCTGAACCGGCACTTCCATGACCTCTGGAAGTTTAACCCTG TGTCGTTTACCTGGAAAAAGATTGAACCGAAAGGGAAGGGGCCGTGTCCCCGCCGGCGCCAGTGTTGCTGTATTGTTGGTGACAAGATTGTCCTCTTTGGGGGCACCAG TCCGTCTCCTGAGGAAGGCCTGGGAGATGAATTTGACCTCATAGATCATTCTGACTTACACATCTTGGACTTTA GCCCTAGTCTGAAGACTCTGTGCAAACTGGCTGTGATTCAGTATAACCTGGACCAGTCCTGTTTGCCCCATGACATCAG GTGGGAGCTGAATGCCATGACCACCAACAGCAATATCAGTCGCCCCATCGTCTCCTCCCATGGATAG
- the KLHDC3 gene encoding kelch domain-containing protein 3 isoform X2: MPRASSRDWAAAESPGGAQDDWEDSKGLEPEDLRKGTSNMSFEELLELQSQMGTKTFKQLVTGNSTKKQGSRPPVQKACVADKHRPLEMSAKVRVPFLRQVVPISKKVARDPRFDDLSGEYNPEVFDKTYKFLNDIRAREKELVKKQLKKRRSGEEHEKLQQLLQRMEQQEMAQQERKQQQELRLALKQERRAQAQQGHRPYFLKKSEQRQLVLAEKFKELKRSKKLESFLSRKRRRNAGKDRRHLPLSKE; encoded by the exons ATGCCGAGAGCGAGCTCTCGCGACTGGGCGGCTGCCGAGTCTCCTGGTGGGGCCCAGGATGACTGGGAGGACTCCAAGGGCCTGGAGCCCGAAGACTTGCGGAAGG GCACATCTAACATGTCATTTGAGGAGCTGTTGGAATTGCAGAGCCAAATGGGGACTAAGACATTCAAACAATTGGTAACTGGAAACAGCACTAAGAAGCAAGGTTCTAGACCACCTGTCCAAAAAGCGTGTGTTGCAGATAAGCACAG GCCTCTGGAAATGTCAGCCAAGGTCCGGGTGCCATTTTTGCGTCAAGTTGTCCCCATCAGTAAGAAG GTAGCCCGGGACCCCCGCTTTGACGATCTGTCAGGGGAATATAATCCTGAGGTGTTTGATAAAACATATAAATTTCTAAATGACATCCGAGCCAGAGAGAAAGAG CTTGTGAAAAAGCAGTTGAAGAAGCGCCGTTCAGGGGAGGAGCATGAGAAACTGCAGCAGTTGCTTCAGCGAATG GAGCAGCAAGAAATGGCGCAGCAGGAAcggaagcagcagcaggagctgcGCCTGGCACTGAAGCAGGAACGGCGGGCTCAGGCCCAGCAGGGCCATCGGCCATACTTCCTGAAGAAAT CTGAGCAGCGCCAGTTGGTCCTCGCTGAAAAGTTCAAGGAGCTGAAACGCAGCAAGAAGTTAGAGAGCTTTTTGAGTCGAAAGAGGCGCCGAAATGCAGGCAAGGACAGAAGACATCTCCCTTTGAGCAAGGAGTAA